In Meleagris gallopavo isolate NT-WF06-2002-E0010 breed Aviagen turkey brand Nicholas breeding stock chromosome 15, Turkey_5.1, whole genome shotgun sequence, one DNA window encodes the following:
- the LOC116217192 gene encoding putative protocadherin beta-18 has translation MDFTLVATDGGSPPRSGSTQIHIIVLDVNDNAPTFTQKLYNAKIFENAPEGSVVLRVVATDADEGINGDISYQFSQAAVQILSAFIIDPSSGEIRITKPLDYEVAQKHEFSVRAVDGGRLSALSKVLVEVVDVNDNAPEIVVSSFNSPIPENAAPGTVVALFDVRDQDSGVNGEISCALEEQLPFSLRPAFKNYYELVTVSALDREKTARYSVIVTAADAGSPRLSSSHTFTVDISDVNDNAPVFNQTSYTMYVHENNVPALLVGAVKATDADAGANGKVSYSLVPAHPPEREPCSCVSVNSESGAVFVLRPLDYEQLRQLEVVVSAADAGSPPLSSTVGVRLLVVDENDNAPLVLHPSAQDGSPPWSEPVPAWAEAGDLVSKVVAVDADSGQNSWLSYRLLRATEPGLFAVGAQSGEVRLRRPPTERDAAKQKLVVLVRDNGRPPLSATAALSVLLLHGSWDAQLPQQSPAAHEEDGALTASLIAALVLVSLLFLVSAAAFAACKACKSKEPSSGHVLYGPSGVQSYVADGAAAGTLPHAYCYELSLTTGSGNSEFKFLKPVLPSLPAQHCSTAVAGDDAEHFPAVPVAAGDADVESPGMQSVGHFNGF, from the coding sequence ATGGATTTCACTCTCGTTGCCACAGATGGGGGTTCTCCACCGAGGAGTGGTTCGACTCAAATCCACATCATAGTTCTGGATGTAAATGACAATGCTCCCACCTTCACACAGAAGCTGTACAATGCAAAGATTTTCGAAAATGCTCCAGAAGGCTCTGTGGTTCTCAGAGTGGTAGCCACCGATGCAGACGAGGGAATTAATGGTGACATTTCCTATCAGTTCAGCCAAGCAGCAGTCCAGATCCTATCAGCATTCATCATTGACCCCAGTAGTGGTGAAATCCGTATCACGAAGCCTTTGGATTACGAGGTTGCACAGAAACACGAGTTCAGTGTGCGGGCAGTGGATGGTGGAAGACTGTCAGCACTCTCTAAAGTGTTGGTAGAGGTGGTGGATGTGAATGACAACGCACCAGAGATCGTGGTCAGTTCCTTCAACAGCCCAATCCCTGAGAATGCAGCACCTGGCACTGTGGTCGCACTCTTTGATGTCAGGGATCAGGATTCCGGTGTGAATGGGGAGATCAGCTGTGCCCTCGAAGAACAGCTGCCCTTCTCCCTCCGGCCAGCCTTTAAGAACTACTACGAGCTGGTGACCGTGAGCGCGTTGGACCGGGAGAAAACAGCACGTTACAGTGTAATCGTCACGGCAGCAGATGCAGGGTCTCCTCGTCTGAGCAGCAGCCACACGTTCACCGTGGACATCTCCGACGTGAATGACAACGCGCCCGTCTTCAACCAGACGTCGTACACCATGTACGTGCACGAGAACAACGTCCCCGCGCTGCTCGTCGGGGCCGTGAAGGCAACGGACGCGGACGCGGGAGCCAACGGCAAGGTGAGCTATTCCCTGGTGCCGGCCCATCCCCCAGAACGAGAGCCGTGCTCGTGCGTGTCCGTGAACTCCGAGAGCGGAGCCGTGTTCGTGCTGCGGCCGCTGGACTACGAGCAGCTGAGGCAGCTGGAGGTGGTGGTGAGCGCTGCGGACGCGGGCTCGCCTCCCCTCAGCAGCACCGTGGGCGTCCGCCTGCTGGTGGTGGACGAGAACGACAACGCGCCGCTGGTGCTGCACCCCAGCGCGCAGGACGGCAGCCCTCCTTGGAGCGAGCCGGTGCCCGCGTGGGCCGAAGCGGGGGACCTGGTGAGCAAAGTGGTGGCCGTGGACGCCGACTCGGGTCAGAACTCGTGGCTTTCGTACCGGCTGCTGAGGGCCACGGAGCCGGGGCTGTTTGCCGTGGGTGCCCAAAGCGGGGAGGTGCGGCTGAGGAGGCCGCCGACGGAGAGGGACGCCGCGAAGCAGAAGCTCGTCGTGCTGGTGCGGGACAACGGGCGGCCGCCGCTGTCGGCCACCGCAGCGCTCAGCGTGCTCCTCCTGCACGGCTCCTGGGACGCTCAGCTGCCGCAGCAGAGCCCCGCCGCACACGAGGAGGACGGCGCCCTCACGGCCTCTTTAATCGCCGCCTTGGTCTTGGTGTCGCTCCTCTTCTTGGTGTCGGCGGCGGCCTTTGCGGCTTGCAAGGCGTGCAAGAGCAAGGAGCCGAGTAGCGGGCACGTGCTTTACGGCCCCAGCGGCGTGCAGAGCTATGTGGCTGATGGCGCCGCTGCCGGGACCCTGCCCCACGCCTATTGCTACGAGCTCAGCCTCACCACGGGCTCGGGCAACAGCGAGTTCAAGTTCCTCAAGCCCGTCCTGCCCAGCCTGCCagcgcagcactgcagcacggCGGTGGCTGGCGACGACGCTGAGCATTTCCCTGCCGTCCCTGTCGCCGCGGGGGATGCTGATGTCGAGAGCCCCGGGATGCAGTCTGTGGGACACTTTAACGGCTTTTAA
- the LOC100538867 gene encoding protocadherin beta-15-like: MVVREGRCGRRQRALLCCVLVAVWEAAWGQLRYSVPEELPKGSFVGDVAEDLALEMAALHDRGTRILDKGRTHADPLQFFPIEVSVEDINDHSPVFPDERVTFRILETSDPGSRFPVEAAQDLDVGSNDIQAYSIVPENEFFAVSYQTHGESNNVLELVLQLPLDREEMPELDFTLVATDGGSPPRSGSTQIHIIVLDVNDNAPTFTQKLYNAKIFENAPEGSVVLRVVATDADEGINGDISYQFSQAAVQILSAFIIDPSSGEIRITKPLDYEVAQKNEFSVRAVDGGGLSALSKVLVEVVDVNDNAPDIVVSSFNSPIPENAAPGTVVALFAVRDQDSGVNGEISCALEEQLPFSLRPAFKNYYELVTVSALDREKTARYSVIVTAADAGSPRLSSSHTFTVDISDVNDNAPVFNQTSYTMYVHENNIGIVKVFPSKGSSCVAQAAESKGKNWEKEDLPTVSEDQIGDHVKNLQESLLGVVLFNIFGGDMASGIECTLSSIADDTRLSDGVDMLEGRDAIQRNLVRLKRWSHANLMKINQDKCEDLHLLQANP, encoded by the exons ATGGTGGTGAGAGAAGGGCGCTGTGGCCGAAGGCAGCGGGCGCTGCTGTGCTGCGTGTTGGTGGCGGTGTGGGAGGCGGCGTGGGGGCAGCTGCGCTACTCGGTGCCCGAGGAGCTGCCCAAGGGCTCGTTCGTGGGCGACGTGGCCGAGGACCTGGCGCTGGAGATGGCGGCACTCCATGACCGCGGCACCCGCATCCTGGACAAAGGCAGGACGCA CGCCGACCCGCTGCAGTTCTTTCCCATTGAGGTGTCCGTGGAGGACATCAATGACCACTCGCCGGTCTTCCCAGACGAACGCGTGACCTTTAGGATTCTGGAAACCAGCGACCCGGGCTCCCGTTTCCCTGTGGAGGCTGCTCAGGACCTGGACGTAGGCAGCAATGACATCCAGGCTTACAGCATCGTTCCTGAGAATGAGTTCTTCGCTGTCTCCTATCAGACTCACGGTGAAAGTAATAATGTTCTTGAACTGGTTTTACAGCTGCCTTTAGACAGGGAGGAGATGCCAGAGTTGGATTTCACCCTCGTTGCCACGGATGGTGGCTCTCCACCGAGGAGTGGTTCCACTCAAATCCACATCATAGTTCTGGATGTAAATGACAATGCTCCCACCTTCACACAGAAGCTGTACAATGCAAAGATTTTCGAAAACGCTCCAGAAGGCTCTGTGGTTCTCAGAGTGGTAGCCACCGATGCAGACGAGGGAATTAATGGTGACATTTCCTATCAGTTCAGCCAAGCAGCAGTACAGATCCTGTCAGCATTCATCATTGACCCCAGTAGTGGTGAAATCCGTATCACGAAGCCTTTGGATTACGAGGTTGCACAGAAAAACGAGTTCAGTGTGCGGGCAGTGGATGGTGGAGGACTGTCAGCACTCTCTAAAGTGTTGGTAGAGGTGGTGGATGTGAATGACAATGCACCAGATATCGTGGTCAGTTCTTTCAACAGCCCAATCCCTGAGAATGCAGCACCTGGCACTGTGGTCGCACTGTTTGCTGTTAGGGATCAGGATTCCGGTGTGAATGGGGAGATCAGCTGTGCCCTCGAAGAACAGCTGCCCTTCTCCCTCCGGCCAGCCTTTAAGAACTACTACGAGCTGGTGACCGTGAGCGCGTTGGACCGGGAGAAAACAGCACGTTACAGTGTAATCGTCACGGCAGCAGATGCAGGGTCTCCTCGTCTGAGCAGCAGCCACACGTTCACCGTGGACATCTCCGACGTGAATGACAACGCGCCCGTCTTCAACCAGACGTCGTACACCATGTACGTGCACGAGAACAAC ATAGGGATTGTGAAAGTCTTCCCCAGCAAAGGCTCTAGCTGCGTGGcccaagctgcagaaagcaaaggtaagaactgggagaaggaagatctgCCTACTGTCAGTGAAGATCAGATTGGTGATCATGTAAAGAACCTGCAG GAATCACTGCTGGGAGtggtgttatttaacatctttggaGGTGACATGGCCAGTGGAATTGAGTGCACGCTCAGCAGTATTGCAGATGACACACGGCTAAGTGATGGagttgacatgctagagggaagggatgccatccagaggaacctggTCAGGCTGAAGAGGTGGtcccatgccaacctcatgaagatCAACCAAGACAAGTGTGAGGACCTACATCTGCTTCAAGCCAATCCCTAG